One genomic region from Onychostoma macrolepis isolate SWU-2019 chromosome 23, ASM1243209v1, whole genome shotgun sequence encodes:
- the LOC131532584 gene encoding thyrotropin subunit beta, producing the protein MKMKMFFCSLLVVLGGDVLLACSLKNYTLYVERHECGHCMAINTTMCSGMCYTQDTNVRGFVGKRFLIQKGCMHHSLVYHSAKMPGCPVDIDPLFFYPVVRQCRCTKCNTTKNECVYNPKHTPSKCSEHLLAD; encoded by the exons atgaagatgaagatgtttttttgCAGTCTGCTTGTTGTGTTGGGAGGAGATGTCCTCCTGGCCTGCTCTCTGAAGAACTACACGCTGTACGTGGAGAGACACGAGTGCGGTCACTGCATGGCCATCAACACCACCATGTGCAGCGGaatgtgctacacacag GACACAAACGTGCGAGGATTTGTGGGCAAGCGTTTCCtgattcagaaaggatgcatgCATCATTCTCTGGTCTATCACTCTGCTAAGATGCCCGGCTGTCCCGTCGACATTGACCCGCTCTTCTTTTATCCGGTGGTACGCCAGTGCCGCTGCACAAAATGCAACACTACCAAGAACGAGTGTGTCTACAATCCAAAACACACTCCCAGCAAATGCTCCGAGCACCTGCTTGCCGACTGA
- the zgc:101663 gene encoding alpha-1,3-mannosyl-glycoprotein 4-beta-N-acetylglucosaminyltransferase C isoform X2: protein MRREESGNLKGSLTWIWDKETWVEDLKGHYLHFNISIKVLAGVFQPFKKYLTVGLSSVKREKGSYLQDTLQSIFSASSEEELDQIVVVVLLADFDVSWIQQTLEKITDEFHTRLSKGQLLVIHANEDNYPPLTGLKRNFNDAADRVTFRSKQNVDYSYLLYFSSNLSQYYIMLEDDVSCSKNFLTSMREHIGSVGNSKWVTLEFSKLGYIGKLYQSRDLPILARFLYNFYQEMPCDFLLSHFHRLLMQEKVIRFRPSLFQHMGTYSSFKGTFNHLKDEDFVEEVADNPPADISTNIETYQTNTVDKAYSQGLEYFWGVSPIGTENYILVVFHDPVLISRVQIVTGLDGKDELVYADVELGKTLVKKESEVECSGFDKLGSLQQGQFSEPAVQKLVPAAVACLRIRVTVAQTTWVVVRKIQVWTVKADQTR from the exons ATGCGGAGAGAAGAATCGGGAAACCTCAAG gggTCACTGACCTGGATCTGGGATAAGGAGACTTGGGTGGAAGATCTTAAGGGCCATTACCTGCATTTCAACATTTCCATTAAAGTCCTGGCAGGAGTCTTCCAGCCGTTCAAGA agtaCCTGACGGTGGGCCTCTCGTCTGTGAAGAGGGAAAAGGGCAGTTATCTTCAGGACACTCTTCAGTCAATCTTCTCTgcctcctcagaggaagagcTGGATCAAATTGTTGTCGTCGTCCTTCTTGCAGACTTTGATGTGAGCTGGATCCAGCAAACATTAGAGAAGATTACAGATGAATTCCACACGAGGCTGTCCAAAGGTCAACTTCTGGTCATCCACGCCAACGAAGACAACTATCCTCCCCTCACAGGACTGAAGAGGAACTTCAATGACGCAGCTGACCGTGTGACCTTTCGATCAAAGCAAAATGTGGACTACTCCTATTTGCTCTATTTTAGCAGTAATCTCTCCCAATACTATATCATGCTGGAAGATGACGTGAGCTGTTCGAAGAACTTTCTCACCAGCATGCGGGAGCACATCGGTTCAGTGGGCAACTCGAAGTGGGTTACATTGGAATTCTCCAAGTTAGGCTACATAGGAAAACTCTATCAATCCAGAGATCTGCCCATTCTAGCCCGATTCCTTTATAATTTCTACCAAGAGATGCCCTGCGACTTTCTGCTATCGCATTTTCACAGATTGTTGATGCAGGAAAAAGTCATTCGTTTCCGCCCATCTCTGTTTCAGCACATGGGCACTTACTCGTCATTTAAGGGGACGTTCAATCACCTAAAGGATGAAGACTTTGTTGAAGAAGTTGCCGATAACCCTCCAGCAGACATTAGCACGAATATTGAAACCTATCAGACCAATACTGTTGACAAAGCTTACAGCCAAGGCTTAGAGTATTTCTGGGGTGTATCCCCTATTGGTACAGAAAACTACATTTTAGTAGTCTTTCATGATCCTGTTCTTATCTCCCGTGTCCAAATAGTAACAGGACTGGATGGGAAAGATGAGCTGGTCTATGCTGATGTAGAACTTGGAAAAACATTGGTCAAAAAGGAGTCGGAGGTGGAGTGCTCCGGATTTGACAAGCTAGGTTCTCTTCAGCAAGGCCAGTTTAGTGAACCGGCTGTTCAGAAACTTGTGCCGGCAGCCGTGGCATGTTTACGAATCCGAGTCACTGTAGCCCAAACAACCTGGGTTGTCGTACGCAAGATCCAGGTCTGGACTGTTAAAGCTGACCAAACCAGATGA
- the zgc:101663 gene encoding alpha-1,3-mannosyl-glycoprotein 4-beta-N-acetylglucosaminyltransferase C isoform X1: MRCHLKQVFLLVAGLFILTRVFIYMRREESGNLKGSLTWIWDKETWVEDLKGHYLHFNISIKVLAGVFQPFKKYLTVGLSSVKREKGSYLQDTLQSIFSASSEEELDQIVVVVLLADFDVSWIQQTLEKITDEFHTRLSKGQLLVIHANEDNYPPLTGLKRNFNDAADRVTFRSKQNVDYSYLLYFSSNLSQYYIMLEDDVSCSKNFLTSMREHIGSVGNSKWVTLEFSKLGYIGKLYQSRDLPILARFLYNFYQEMPCDFLLSHFHRLLMQEKVIRFRPSLFQHMGTYSSFKGTFNHLKDEDFVEEVADNPPADISTNIETYQTNTVDKAYSQGLEYFWGVSPIGTENYILVVFHDPVLISRVQIVTGLDGKDELVYADVELGKTLVKKESEVECSGFDKLGSLQQGQFSEPAVQKLVPAAVACLRIRVTVAQTTWVVVRKIQVWTVKADQTR; encoded by the exons ATGAGATGCCATCTGAAACAAGTCTTCCTCCTAGTAGCTGGTCTTTTCATTTTGACCAGGGTCTTTATCTACATGCGGAGAGAAGAATCGGGAAACCTCAAG gggTCACTGACCTGGATCTGGGATAAGGAGACTTGGGTGGAAGATCTTAAGGGCCATTACCTGCATTTCAACATTTCCATTAAAGTCCTGGCAGGAGTCTTCCAGCCGTTCAAGA agtaCCTGACGGTGGGCCTCTCGTCTGTGAAGAGGGAAAAGGGCAGTTATCTTCAGGACACTCTTCAGTCAATCTTCTCTgcctcctcagaggaagagcTGGATCAAATTGTTGTCGTCGTCCTTCTTGCAGACTTTGATGTGAGCTGGATCCAGCAAACATTAGAGAAGATTACAGATGAATTCCACACGAGGCTGTCCAAAGGTCAACTTCTGGTCATCCACGCCAACGAAGACAACTATCCTCCCCTCACAGGACTGAAGAGGAACTTCAATGACGCAGCTGACCGTGTGACCTTTCGATCAAAGCAAAATGTGGACTACTCCTATTTGCTCTATTTTAGCAGTAATCTCTCCCAATACTATATCATGCTGGAAGATGACGTGAGCTGTTCGAAGAACTTTCTCACCAGCATGCGGGAGCACATCGGTTCAGTGGGCAACTCGAAGTGGGTTACATTGGAATTCTCCAAGTTAGGCTACATAGGAAAACTCTATCAATCCAGAGATCTGCCCATTCTAGCCCGATTCCTTTATAATTTCTACCAAGAGATGCCCTGCGACTTTCTGCTATCGCATTTTCACAGATTGTTGATGCAGGAAAAAGTCATTCGTTTCCGCCCATCTCTGTTTCAGCACATGGGCACTTACTCGTCATTTAAGGGGACGTTCAATCACCTAAAGGATGAAGACTTTGTTGAAGAAGTTGCCGATAACCCTCCAGCAGACATTAGCACGAATATTGAAACCTATCAGACCAATACTGTTGACAAAGCTTACAGCCAAGGCTTAGAGTATTTCTGGGGTGTATCCCCTATTGGTACAGAAAACTACATTTTAGTAGTCTTTCATGATCCTGTTCTTATCTCCCGTGTCCAAATAGTAACAGGACTGGATGGGAAAGATGAGCTGGTCTATGCTGATGTAGAACTTGGAAAAACATTGGTCAAAAAGGAGTCGGAGGTGGAGTGCTCCGGATTTGACAAGCTAGGTTCTCTTCAGCAAGGCCAGTTTAGTGAACCGGCTGTTCAGAAACTTGTGCCGGCAGCCGTGGCATGTTTACGAATCCGAGTCACTGTAGCCCAAACAACCTGGGTTGTCGTACGCAAGATCCAGGTCTGGACTGTTAAAGCTGACCAAACCAGATGA
- the ap4b1 gene encoding AP-4 complex subunit beta-1, whose product MPYFGSEEMVKELKRALSNPNVQADRLRYKNYITKVIRYMTQGLDVSALFMDMVKASATVDIVQKKLVYLYMCTYASDKPDLALLAINTLRKDCADPNPMVRGLALRNMCNFRMPGMTEYIEQPIVAGLRDKASYVRRVAVLGCAKMHSLQPNTEIDGTIVNELYALLRDPDPVVVVNCLCALEEILKDEGGVVINKPIAHHLLNRMKDLDSWAQSEVLTFLLRYHPRGDDELFDILSLLDAFLQSAHAHVAVATLRLFLHLASAHPAVQADALLRTSAPLLATCGAASRELRFAGLCHVQQVMRSQPGLFGMHYKRFFCGYSEPSYIKFRKMEILVELVNDENVALVLEELRSYCTDVSPELAQAAIAAIGRIARTYSEKCLDILTGLLALKQDHITSAVIQTFRDLVWFCPQSTAAVCQTVEACVDSPQDSEGKQALLWLLGEHGDQISSAPYVMEGYIDGLKTELSSAVKMELLTASVKMFLCRPAETQDMLGRLLHYCIAEEESDVCVRDRALLYYRLLQRGVEETRKVVTGPKSDPSMSVLTGRQEEPIRQWASTFNTLSPLAGRDLCPQTAVVSAADQPSSSAEKELLPESTDVTLSSPDDTEEEISLSLGPPLSHETFEKMWLDLEVLHRQTLGFPRPRTAPDTLQAALQLVKIQTLAFTPGDTVPWKAYIYTRSTGTLILAELLQAPGSDESLVVSVKQQPVNQHAIRVFVSILKSVLQTPNADSS is encoded by the exons ATGCCTTATTTTGGCTCGGAGGAGATGGTAAAAGAGCTCAAGCGAGCTCTGTCCAATCCAAATGTTCAAGCAGACCGTCTCCGGTACAAAAACTACATCACCAAAGTCATCAG GTACATGACACAGGGCCTGGATGTCTCTGCTTTATTTATGGACATGGTGAAAGCCAGTGCTACAGTCGATATTGTTCAGAAGAAGCTGGTTTATCTGTACATGTGCACCTATGCCAGTGACAAGCCTGACCTGGCGCTGCTGGCCATCAACACGCTCCGTAAAGACTGCGCTGATCCCAATCCCATGGTGCGAGGGTTGGCCCTGAGGAACATGTGCAACTTCAG GATGCCGGGAATGACAGAGTACATAGAGCAGCCCATTGTTGCTGGTCTGCGGGACAAGGCCAGTTACGTAAGGAGAGTCGCTGTGCTTGGTTGTGCCAAAATGCACAGTCTGCAGCCCAACACAGAGATCG ATGGCACTATTGTGAATGAGCTATATGCTCTTCTGAGGGACCCGGACCCTGTCGTTGTAGTGAACTGTCTTTGTGCCTTGGAGGAAATTCTCAAAGATGAGGGTGGTGTGGTTATTAACAAACCCATTGCTCATCATCTTCTCAACAG AATGAAGGACCTGGACAGTTGGGCTCAGAGTGAAGTCCTCACCTTCCTGCTACGCTACCATCCTCGTGGCGACGACGAGTTGTTCGACATCCTCAGCCTACTGGACGCCTTCCTCCAAAGCGCTCACGCACACGTCGCAGTTGCCACACTCCGCCTCTTTCTTCATTTAGCCTCCGCCCACCCGGCTGTGCAGGCCGACGCCCTCCTGCGCACAAGTGCACCCCTGCTGGCCACGTGTGGTGCTGCATCACGCGAGCTTCGCTTTGCTGGCCTCTGTCACGTACAGCAGGTCATGCGGAGTCAGCCAGGCCTTTTCGGCATGCATTACAAACGCTTCTTTTGTGGATACTCTGAACCCAGTTACATTAAGTTTCGCAAGATGGAGATCTTGGTGGAGCTGGTGAATGATGAAAATGTGGCTTTGGTTTTGGAGGAGCTGAGAAGCTACTGCACTGATGTTTCTCCCGAACTGGCCCAGGCAGCCATTGCCGCTATAG gtcgTATCGCTCGAACATACAGTGAAAAGTGTCTGGATATCCTGACCGGACTGCTGGCATTGAAACAGGATCACATCACTTCAG ccgTGATCCAGACGTTCAGGGATTTGGTGTGGTTCTGTCCTCAGAGTACAGCCGCTGTGTGTCAGACCGTCGAGGCCTGTGTAGACAGTCCTCAAGATAGTGAG GGAAAGCAGGCTCTGTTATGGCTTCTGGGAGAACATGGTGATCAGATCAGTAGTGCCCCCTATGTGATGGAGGGCTACATAGACGGGCTGAAGACTGAGCTGTCCTCGGCCGTGAAGATGGAGCTGCTGACTGCCTCGGTCAAGATGTTCCTGTGCCGCCCCGCTGAGACTCAAGACATGTTGGGCCGTCTTTTACATTACTGTATTG CAGAGGAAGAGAGCgacgtgtgtgtgcgtgacCGGGCTTTGCTGTACTACAGACTTCTTCAGCGGGGAGTTGAAGAGACGAGGAAGGTTGTAACCGGACCCAAATCCGATCCTTCCATGAGTGTTCTTACCGGACGGCAAGAAGAGCCTATTAGACAGTGGGCCTCTACCTTCAACACACTCAGCCCGCTGGCCGGACGCGATTTATGCCCTCAGACTGCTGTTGTGTCAGCCGCTGACCAGCCATCCAGCAGTGCAGAAAAGGAGCTGTTGCCAG AAAGTACAGATGTAACCCTCTCCAGTCCAGATGACACAGAAGAGGAGATCAGTCTATCTCTGGGTCCTCCTCTTTCCCATGAGACTTTTGAGAAAATGTGGCTGGACTTGGAGGTTCTCCACAGGCAAACTCTGGGATTCCCTCGACCCAGAACGGCCCCGGATACGTTACAGGCTGCCTTACAGCTGGTGAAGATCCAGACTCTGGCCTTCACTCCGGGTGACACCGTGCCATGGAAGGCCTACATTTACACCAGGAGCACTGGGACCCTGATCCTCGCCGAACTGCTGCAGGCCCCTGGCAGTGATGAAAGCCTGGTGGTATCTGTCAAACAGCAGCCCGTAAACCAGCATGCCATCAGAGTATTTGTTTCAATACTCAAGAGTGTGCTGCAAACTCCTAATGCTGATAGTTCATGA